The following coding sequences are from one bacterium window:
- a CDS encoding DUF1028 domain-containing protein, translating into MKIKNICFLFGFILLSGGNIVKGQSVYKNNFAHTFSIVAWDSDTGEMGVAVQSHWFSVGTLVSWAEPGVGAVATQSFINASFGPRGLDLLREGKTAREALDILIKSDEGRDVRQLAIVDCRGNAAAYTGKKCISEAGHYIGKHFSVQANMMLKSSVWPEMAKAYEESKGMPLAERLVAALEAAQGEGGDIRGKQSAALIVVKGISTGKIWEDRLIDLRVDDDQNPVKKIKRLLKLHRAYNHMNAGDLAVEKNNTDLALKEYSTAEKMFPENLEMKYWHAVSLANMGRVDQSLLIFKEVFSKNENWRDLTIRLPAAGLLKVSSFEFKKITNIK; encoded by the coding sequence ATGAAAATAAAAAATATTTGTTTTTTGTTTGGTTTTATCCTGCTTTCAGGAGGAAATATTGTAAAAGGACAGTCTGTTTATAAAAATAATTTTGCACATACATTTTCCATAGTTGCATGGGATTCTGATACAGGAGAAATGGGTGTAGCAGTTCAGTCCCACTGGTTTTCTGTCGGCACACTTGTTTCCTGGGCAGAACCAGGTGTGGGTGCTGTTGCCACGCAGTCATTTATCAATGCATCATTCGGCCCGAGAGGCCTGGACCTTCTCCGCGAAGGTAAAACAGCACGGGAAGCATTGGATATTCTCATTAAGTCAGATGAGGGGCGAGATGTACGCCAGCTCGCTATTGTTGACTGCAGGGGAAATGCAGCAGCCTATACAGGGAAAAAATGCATATCAGAGGCAGGGCATTATATCGGAAAACATTTTTCAGTACAGGCAAATATGATGCTTAAAAGTAGTGTATGGCCTGAAATGGCAAAAGCTTATGAAGAGTCAAAGGGTATGCCTCTTGCGGAAAGGCTTGTTGCTGCACTGGAGGCTGCCCAGGGCGAGGGTGGAGACATAAGGGGAAAACAGTCAGCTGCCCTGATTGTAGTAAAGGGCATATCAACAGGTAAAATATGGGAGGACAGGCTCATTGATTTAAGAGTAGATGATGATCAGAACCCTGTAAAAAAGATTAAGCGTCTTTTAAAACTCCACAGAGCATATAATCACATGAATGCCGGTGATCTTGCCGTTGAAAAGAATAATACTGATCTTGCTTTAAAAGAGTACAGTACTGCAGAAAAAATGTTTCCTGAAAATCTTGAAATGAAATACTGGCATGCTGTCTCTCTTGCAAATATGGGAAGAGTAGATCAGAGCCTCCTTATCTTTAAAGAGGTATTTAGCAAGAATGAGAACTGGAGGGACCTGACTATACGTCTTCCTGCGGCAGGATTATTAAAAGTAAGTTCTTTTGAGTTTAAAAAGATAACAAATATTAAATGA
- a CDS encoding class I SAM-dependent methyltransferase: MKKENEPFSPDKNIVAYIEKSVKDLKPDVPELIEWHSSYISNHKERIAFDLKLVMQNVPSKSHILEIGSIPLMLTAALAKSDFSVTGIDLAPERYSTSIEKLGIKVLKCDIEADRFPFNDKIYDAVVFFELFEHLRINPVATMKEVFRVLKPGGVLLLSTPNLKSVNGLKNYLLRNRVYSCCGDLFTEFSKIEKLGHMGHIREYTSTEITEFLENIGFKVEKLVFRGTYSNAVYKLSIKLFPSLRPFIAYIARKPE, translated from the coding sequence ATGAAAAAAGAGAATGAGCCCTTTTCCCCTGACAAGAATATTGTAGCGTACATAGAGAAGTCAGTAAAAGATTTAAAACCGGATGTCCCTGAACTTATTGAGTGGCATTCTTCATACATATCAAATCATAAGGAGAGGATTGCATTTGATTTGAAACTTGTAATGCAGAATGTACCTTCAAAATCACATATCCTGGAAATCGGTTCAATACCTCTTATGCTGACTGCTGCTTTGGCAAAATCTGATTTTTCTGTAACAGGTATTGATCTTGCACCGGAACGTTATAGTACATCCATTGAAAAATTGGGAATAAAAGTATTAAAGTGTGATATAGAGGCTGACAGATTCCCTTTTAATGACAAAATTTATGATGCAGTTGTATTTTTTGAACTTTTTGAGCATTTACGTATTAATCCTGTTGCTACAATGAAGGAGGTGTTTAGAGTACTTAAACCCGGAGGAGTGCTTTTGCTGTCAACTCCAAACCTTAAATCTGTTAATGGATTGAAGAATTATTTATTACGGAATCGTGTTTATTCGTGCTGCGGAGATTTATTTACTGAGTTCAGCAAGATAGAAAAATTGGGGCATATGGGGCATATACGGGAGTATACAAGCACTGAAATTACTGAGTTTCTGGAAAATATTGGTTTTAAAGTGGAAAAACTTGTTTTCCGCGGTACATATTCCAATGCTGTTTACAAGCTGTCTATTAAATTATTCCCTTCATTAAGGCCGTTTATAGCATATATTGCCCGAAAACCTGAATGA